From a region of the Bradyrhizobium diazoefficiens genome:
- a CDS encoding LysR family transcriptional regulator, whose protein sequence is MAKLPDFEALAIFAKVVELRSFAAAAGELAMSKATVSKAVTRLEERLGARLFNRTSRRHALTDAGHKLADRAARLLADGEAAENEALAQSVAPRGLVRLAVPMTFGTKAVAPLLPEFLETYPEVSVDLHLSDATVDLIGEGFDMAIRIARLPDSSLIARRLFTMPRFTVAAPSYLKRHGRPTHPMHLAEHKCFSYAYLSTPNAWHYTNSAGEQASVRPGGQLRVNNGEAVMPALIAGLGIAELPEFIVGEAISSGAVEVILKDWKQAEGAVHLVTPPGGPRPARVEALGDFLAAKLPGTCKRRTRGKSKPV, encoded by the coding sequence ATGGCAAAACTCCCCGATTTCGAGGCGCTCGCGATTTTTGCGAAAGTCGTTGAATTGCGCTCATTCGCGGCCGCCGCTGGCGAGCTCGCGATGTCGAAGGCGACCGTCTCGAAGGCGGTCACCCGACTGGAGGAGCGGCTCGGCGCGCGCCTCTTCAACCGCACCTCGCGCCGCCACGCGCTGACCGATGCCGGGCACAAGCTCGCCGACCGCGCCGCGCGCCTGCTGGCCGACGGCGAAGCGGCGGAGAACGAGGCGCTGGCGCAATCGGTGGCGCCGCGCGGTCTGGTGCGGCTCGCGGTGCCCATGACGTTCGGGACCAAGGCGGTGGCGCCGCTGCTGCCGGAGTTCCTTGAAACCTATCCGGAAGTCTCGGTCGATCTGCATCTGAGCGATGCGACCGTGGATCTGATCGGCGAGGGTTTTGACATGGCGATCCGGATCGCCCGGCTGCCGGACTCCTCGCTGATCGCACGGCGGCTCTTCACGATGCCGCGTTTCACCGTGGCCGCGCCGTCCTATCTCAAGCGCCACGGACGGCCGACGCATCCGATGCATCTGGCCGAGCACAAATGCTTCAGCTACGCCTATCTTTCCACGCCCAATGCCTGGCACTACACCAATTCGGCCGGTGAACAGGCCAGCGTCCGGCCCGGTGGACAGCTTCGCGTCAACAATGGGGAAGCCGTGATGCCGGCGCTGATCGCGGGCCTCGGCATCGCCGAGCTGCCCGAGTTCATCGTTGGCGAAGCGATTTCGTCGGGCGCCGTCGAAGTGATCCTGAAGGACTGGAAGCAGGCCGAAGGCGCGGTGCATCTGGTGACGCCGCCCGGCGGCCCGCGTCCCGCCCGCGTCGAGGCGCTCGGCGATTTCCTCGCGGCCAAGCTGCCGGGCACCTGCAAGCGGCGGACGCGCGGAAAGTCGAAGCCGGTCTGA
- a CDS encoding SDR family oxidoreductase, translating into MTKKLSGKVALVTGGSRGIGAASARALADESADVAISYVASPEKAEAVVAELKAKGVQARAFKADQASAKDVTQLVNDVAKAFGHLDILVNNAGVAAGGAIDDANADTEALARQDQINVHGVIAAIRAASQLMGEGGRIVTVGSMLADRASFPGLADYVATKAAVVGYTKGAARDLGLRGITVNVVQPGSIDTDMNPKDGGEFAETQRKQHALQRFGRPEEVAAGVVFLASPEASFVTGTVLNVDGGFGA; encoded by the coding sequence ATGACCAAAAAGCTCTCAGGCAAGGTCGCCCTCGTCACCGGCGGTTCGCGCGGCATCGGCGCAGCCTCTGCCCGCGCCCTCGCCGACGAAAGCGCGGACGTCGCCATCAGCTATGTCGCCTCGCCGGAAAAGGCGGAAGCGGTCGTCGCTGAGTTGAAGGCCAAGGGCGTGCAGGCCCGCGCTTTCAAGGCCGACCAGGCTTCCGCGAAGGACGTCACGCAACTGGTCAACGACGTCGCCAAGGCATTCGGCCATCTCGACATCCTCGTCAACAACGCCGGCGTCGCCGCCGGCGGTGCGATCGACGATGCCAATGCCGACACTGAAGCCCTCGCGCGCCAGGATCAGATCAACGTGCATGGCGTGATCGCGGCGATCCGTGCCGCTTCGCAACTGATGGGTGAAGGCGGCCGCATCGTCACCGTCGGCTCGATGCTCGCCGACCGCGCCTCGTTCCCGGGCCTTGCCGACTACGTCGCTACCAAGGCAGCCGTGGTTGGCTACACCAAGGGCGCCGCGCGCGACCTTGGCCTGCGCGGCATCACGGTGAACGTGGTGCAGCCCGGCTCGATCGACACCGACATGAACCCGAAGGATGGCGGCGAGTTTGCCGAGACCCAGCGCAAGCAGCACGCGCTGCAGCGCTTCGGCCGCCCCGAAGAAGTCGCCGCCGGCGTGGTCTTTCTCGCAAGCCCGGAAGCCTCCTTCGTCACCGGCACCGTGCTCAACGTCGATGGCGGGTTCGGCGCCTGA
- a CDS encoding pirin family protein, which yields MIELRPFAKLGGADHGWLKAKHHFSFASHYDPNNMGYGALRVWNDDEIAPNTGFPAHPHANMEIITYVREGAITHQDSLGNEGRTEAGDVQVMSAGSGIRHSEYNLEQTSTRIFQIWIEPTQRGGQPTWGSKPFPKADRSGKLVTIASGIEGDTDALPIRAAARVLATTLKAGESAEYAPQKSRHLYLVPAAGAVEINGVRVNARDGAAIRDEERLKITALEDSELVLVDAA from the coding sequence ATGATCGAACTCAGACCTTTCGCAAAGCTCGGCGGTGCCGACCATGGCTGGCTCAAGGCCAAGCATCATTTCTCCTTCGCCAGCCACTATGACCCCAACAACATGGGTTACGGCGCCTTGCGGGTGTGGAACGACGACGAGATCGCGCCGAACACCGGCTTCCCCGCCCATCCTCACGCCAACATGGAGATCATCACCTATGTGCGCGAGGGCGCGATCACCCATCAGGACAGCCTCGGCAATGAGGGGCGCACTGAAGCGGGCGACGTGCAGGTGATGAGTGCCGGCAGCGGCATCCGTCACTCCGAGTACAACCTGGAACAGACCAGCACGCGGATCTTCCAGATCTGGATCGAGCCGACGCAGCGCGGCGGACAGCCGACCTGGGGGTCAAAACCGTTTCCGAAGGCGGACCGCTCCGGCAAGCTCGTCACGATTGCGAGCGGCATCGAGGGCGACACCGACGCGCTGCCGATCCGTGCCGCCGCACGGGTGCTCGCCACCACGCTGAAGGCCGGCGAGAGCGCCGAGTACGCGCCGCAGAAGTCGCGACACCTCTATCTGGTGCCCGCGGCAGGCGCCGTCGAGATCAACGGCGTGCGCGTCAACGCCCGCGACGGCGCCGCGATCCGCGACGAGGAGCGGCTGAAGATCACGGCGCTCGAAGACTCCGAGCTCGTGCTCGTCGACGCGGCGTGA
- the wrbA gene encoding NAD(P)H:quinone oxidoreductase: MTKVLVLYYSAYGHIEAMANAVAEGAREAGATVDIKRVPELVPAEVAKASHYKLDQAAPVAKIEDLVNYDAIIVGTGTRFGRMASQMANFLDQAGGLWAKGALHGKVGGAFTSSATQHGGQETTLFSIITNLLHFGMVVVGMNYGFAGQMKLDEITGGAPYGATTITGGDGSRQPSANELAGARYQGRQIAETARKLHG; this comes from the coding sequence ATGACCAAAGTTCTCGTCCTCTATTATTCCGCCTATGGCCACATCGAGGCGATGGCCAACGCCGTCGCCGAAGGCGCGCGCGAGGCCGGCGCCACTGTGGACATCAAGCGCGTGCCGGAACTGGTGCCGGCGGAGGTGGCGAAAGCGTCCCACTACAAGCTCGATCAGGCGGCGCCCGTCGCCAAGATCGAAGATCTCGTCAATTACGACGCAATCATCGTCGGGACCGGCACCCGCTTCGGCCGGATGGCCTCGCAGATGGCCAACTTCCTCGATCAGGCCGGCGGTCTCTGGGCCAAGGGCGCACTGCACGGCAAGGTCGGCGGCGCCTTCACCTCAAGCGCCACCCAGCATGGCGGCCAGGAGACGACCCTGTTCTCGATCATCACCAACCTTCTGCATTTTGGCATGGTCGTCGTCGGTATGAACTACGGCTTCGCCGGCCAGATGAAGCTCGACGAGATCACCGGCGGCGCCCCCTACGGGGCCACCACGATCACCGGCGGCGACGGCAGCCGCCAACCCAGCGCCAACGAGCTCGCCGGCGCGCGCTATCAGGGACGTCAGATCGCGGAGACCGCAAGAAAGCTGCACGGCTGA
- a CDS encoding rRNA adenine N-6-methyltransferase family protein translates to MDDRSAKYRAFYAQLICAAAKAADPRIEQAFRSVLREPFAGAGPWSIALGGHPYVVTPDDDPAFLYQNMLLALDPARGINIGMPSAHAYWLSGCAVREGETVIQIGAGSGYYTAILAHLVGSGGRVHAYEIDQRLAALARDNLKDIAHVDVRERSGIASDLPAADVIYVCAGAAQPAAEWLDALRTGGRLVFPLAPEGMLGGMLMVTRPDRGATWPAKFLGRAQFIGCAGLQDAEAARRLAEAFARGWEGVQSLRRGGTPDETCWFAGDGWWLSTAPAPVPAISIPSHADITQA, encoded by the coding sequence ATGGACGATCGTTCGGCAAAATATCGCGCGTTCTATGCACAGTTGATCTGCGCCGCAGCGAAGGCTGCGGATCCCCGCATCGAGCAAGCCTTTCGCAGCGTCCTGCGTGAGCCGTTCGCCGGAGCCGGGCCGTGGTCGATCGCCCTCGGCGGCCACCCCTATGTCGTGACTCCCGACGACGATCCTGCCTTCCTCTATCAGAACATGCTTCTGGCGCTGGATCCGGCGCGCGGCATCAACATCGGCATGCCCAGTGCACATGCTTATTGGCTCAGCGGCTGCGCCGTGAGGGAAGGCGAGACCGTGATCCAGATCGGAGCGGGCAGCGGCTATTACACCGCGATCCTCGCGCATCTCGTCGGGTCCGGCGGCCGTGTCCATGCCTATGAAATCGACCAGCGCCTCGCGGCGCTGGCGCGCGACAATCTGAAGGACATCGCCCATGTGGATGTGCGCGAACGTTCGGGCATCGCGTCCGATCTGCCCGCGGCGGACGTGATCTATGTCTGCGCGGGCGCGGCGCAGCCGGCCGCGGAATGGCTCGATGCGCTGCGGACCGGCGGACGGCTGGTGTTTCCGTTGGCACCCGAAGGCATGCTCGGTGGCATGTTGATGGTCACGCGCCCGGACCGCGGCGCGACCTGGCCCGCGAAATTCCTGGGCCGGGCCCAGTTCATCGGTTGCGCGGGATTGCAGGATGCGGAGGCCGCCCGGCGATTGGCCGAGGCCTTCGCAAGAGGATGGGAAGGTGTGCAATCGCTGCGGAGAGGAGGCACTCCGGATGAAACGTGCTGGTTTGCCGGTGACGGCTGGTGGCTTTCGACCGCGCCCGCGCCTGTGCCGGCGATCAGCATTCCATCGCACGCGGACATCACGCAGGCTTGA
- a CDS encoding O-antigen ligase, translating into MDRSAADMTDLEARSLGRVLRDCLAELNAVQTARCLLAVASLLLVLVTLDPFPDLSNPDVATVVGGRMALTYVSWGLLAAVAVLFVAAADAPALKTLMTPLHLCLAGWLVINIVLSESRGVSIQRFVLLSSVTSLAVLLPLLPPTQRSFNQCLGAAALVLLALCYLGVVLAPQYSIHTALDITEPQLAGDWRGSFGHKNIASPVMTILVYVGIYLSAVGSFVMGPAIAALAGIFLIFTGGKTSTVLCLAVYALASLVYVTPGLWLKRIVCFVPLIVMNLLTVGSVLSPALGAMTRLLPLDPTFTGRSDIWEFALAAVAEKPISGHGYAAFWDDVTARQTAQGAEWATSAAHSHNSYLDLAVTIGLPGLVLVILVFVLAPLGNFQSIQAHSRSGALAKLFLTVWLFGLFYGTTETFLLERQNPIWFMFALAAAGLHFLARFQCVEQMGMPRR; encoded by the coding sequence ATGGACCGCAGCGCCGCCGACATGACCGACCTCGAGGCCCGATCGTTGGGACGCGTCCTGCGCGACTGCTTGGCGGAGCTGAATGCCGTGCAGACGGCGCGCTGCCTCCTCGCCGTCGCGTCGCTGCTGCTGGTGCTGGTGACGCTCGATCCCTTCCCCGACCTGAGCAATCCCGATGTCGCCACCGTCGTCGGCGGGCGAATGGCGTTGACCTATGTTTCCTGGGGCCTGCTGGCTGCGGTTGCGGTGCTGTTCGTCGCGGCCGCCGATGCGCCCGCGCTGAAGACCCTGATGACGCCGCTGCATCTCTGCCTCGCGGGCTGGCTGGTGATCAACATCGTCCTCTCCGAGAGCCGAGGCGTTTCGATCCAGCGGTTCGTGCTCCTCTCCAGCGTGACGTCGCTCGCCGTCCTGCTGCCATTGCTGCCGCCGACCCAGCGCAGCTTCAACCAGTGCCTGGGTGCTGCGGCGCTGGTGCTGCTCGCGCTCTGCTATCTCGGCGTCGTCCTCGCGCCGCAATATTCGATCCACACCGCGCTTGATATCACCGAGCCGCAGCTCGCCGGCGACTGGCGCGGCAGTTTTGGCCATAAGAACATCGCCTCACCCGTGATGACCATCCTGGTCTATGTCGGCATCTATCTGTCCGCCGTAGGCTCGTTCGTGATGGGACCCGCGATCGCCGCGCTGGCCGGCATCTTCCTGATCTTCACCGGCGGCAAGACGTCGACGGTACTGTGCCTTGCGGTCTACGCTCTCGCGTCGCTGGTCTATGTCACGCCAGGCCTGTGGCTGAAGCGGATCGTCTGCTTCGTGCCGCTGATCGTAATGAATCTGCTGACGGTCGGCAGTGTCTTGAGCCCGGCGCTCGGTGCCATGACGCGGCTGCTTCCGCTCGATCCCACCTTCACGGGCCGTTCCGACATCTGGGAGTTCGCGCTCGCGGCCGTCGCCGAGAAGCCGATCAGCGGTCACGGCTATGCGGCGTTCTGGGACGACGTGACCGCGCGGCAGACCGCCCAGGGCGCCGAATGGGCGACGTCCGCAGCGCACAGCCACAACAGCTATCTCGACCTCGCGGTCACCATCGGCCTGCCGGGACTGGTGCTCGTGATTCTCGTCTTCGTGCTCGCACCGCTCGGCAATTTTCAGTCAATCCAGGCTCACAGCCGCAGCGGCGCGCTGGCAAAGCTGTTCCTGACCGTGTGGCTATTCGGTCTGTTTTACGGAACGACCGAGACCTTCCTGCTCGAACGGCAGAATCCGATCTGGTTCATGTTCGCGCTTGCCGCGGCCGGCCTGCACTTCCTGGCGAGGTTCCAGTGCGTTGAGCAGATGGGCATGCCCCGCAGATGA
- a CDS encoding glycosyltransferase, with protein MPATTFEHDPDAMILNLFYEDKDDRWFPGDRHVRRMARRLLLGEPRMSGQLRVFLNLCAGLDRLGIRYRVNDYSYIARHPDELACIIGRTFLLDKFEWKNPILLGVAAHNHPLDDPDLFKRLPVKKVVVPGPWYVDMYRPYWPETEAWPVGIDTDLWAPSPRSQKAVDVLIYDKVHWDRERYAPELIEPVRARLVSEGRSFTELRYGSYKEEDYQAALAASRAMIFLCQNESQGIAYQQALSCGVPVFAWDPGGPWRDPDYYPHRVRFAPVSSVPYWDDRCGAKFVDIAGFAAGWDDFWTGCAAGVFDPRGYILDSLTLEQRALQYYEIARSIVRQPAAKPSGTRVDGWLAGIGRDVKLPRPHHLP; from the coding sequence GTGCCCGCAACGACATTCGAACACGACCCCGACGCGATGATCCTCAATCTCTTTTATGAGGACAAGGACGACCGCTGGTTTCCCGGCGACCGGCACGTGCGGCGCATGGCGCGCCGCCTGCTGCTCGGCGAGCCGCGCATGAGTGGCCAGCTTCGCGTGTTCCTCAATCTCTGCGCCGGCCTCGACCGGCTCGGTATCCGCTACCGCGTCAACGATTACAGCTACATTGCGCGACATCCCGACGAGCTCGCCTGCATCATCGGCCGCACCTTCCTGCTCGACAAGTTCGAATGGAAGAACCCGATCCTGCTCGGCGTCGCCGCCCACAATCATCCGCTGGACGATCCCGACCTGTTCAAGCGTCTGCCGGTCAAGAAGGTCGTCGTGCCCGGCCCCTGGTACGTCGACATGTACCGGCCGTATTGGCCCGAGACGGAGGCATGGCCGGTCGGCATCGACACCGATCTCTGGGCGCCGTCGCCGCGATCGCAAAAGGCCGTCGATGTGCTGATCTACGACAAGGTCCATTGGGACCGCGAGCGCTACGCGCCGGAGCTGATCGAGCCCGTTCGTGCCCGGCTCGTCAGCGAGGGACGCTCGTTCACGGAGTTGCGTTACGGCAGCTACAAGGAAGAAGACTATCAGGCCGCGCTGGCGGCCTCGCGCGCGATGATCTTCCTGTGCCAGAACGAGAGCCAGGGCATCGCCTATCAGCAGGCCTTGTCTTGCGGCGTGCCGGTGTTTGCCTGGGATCCGGGCGGCCCGTGGCGAGACCCCGATTATTACCCGCACCGCGTGCGGTTTGCGCCAGTGTCGTCGGTGCCGTATTGGGACGACCGCTGCGGGGCCAAGTTCGTCGACATCGCGGGGTTCGCGGCGGGCTGGGACGATTTCTGGACCGGGTGTGCCGCAGGCGTGTTCGACCCGCGCGGCTATATCCTGGACAGCCTCACGCTGGAGCAACGGGCCCTGCAATATTACGAGATTGCGCGGAGTATCGTGCGGCAGCCGGCGGCGAAGCCCTCCGGCACGCGGGTGGACGGATGGCTGGCGGGGATCGGCCGGGATGTGAAGCTTCCCCGGCCTCACCACTTGCCTTGA
- a CDS encoding glycosyltransferase: MITAEDVLELPAAYRAAAAARLPLPVNSVALVSVVIPAKNAAAYVGETIASALAQGDVAEVIVVDDDSTDDTVAIVRAVRDPRLRLIYNDSAGVSAARNLGARYASGEWLLFLDADDRLRAGAVAALLAAARGAPRAVLVYGDYNTIDSEGHQIGRRGLLKRRRKPSGDVLTRLAAGNFIVNGGIALARAETFRAIGGFDTSLKYCEDWHCWCRLAAIGEFEFAPKLLLDYRLHTANTMNAAVRTPRDFFPAVARIFDDGLILARLPEGTAAGLRLAAELHLVTYSAMQAVRFGRYREAFGYLAMVGRRSLKALPRAAARTVLARIGI; this comes from the coding sequence TTGATCACCGCCGAAGACGTTCTCGAATTGCCCGCCGCCTATCGCGCCGCTGCGGCAGCGCGCCTCCCGCTGCCGGTGAACTCGGTTGCATTGGTGTCCGTCGTCATTCCCGCCAAGAACGCCGCGGCTTATGTCGGCGAAACCATTGCGAGCGCACTGGCACAAGGCGATGTCGCCGAGGTGATCGTCGTCGACGATGACTCGACCGACGACACCGTTGCGATCGTCCGCGCCGTCCGCGACCCGCGGCTGCGCCTCATATACAACGATTCCGCCGGCGTATCGGCCGCGCGCAATCTCGGCGCGCGGTATGCAAGCGGCGAGTGGCTGCTCTTCCTCGATGCCGACGACCGCCTGCGAGCCGGCGCGGTGGCGGCGCTGCTGGCGGCAGCGCGAGGCGCTCCCCGCGCAGTGCTCGTCTACGGCGACTACAACACGATCGACAGCGAAGGACACCAGATCGGCCGGCGCGGCCTGCTGAAGCGACGCCGGAAACCGTCCGGCGACGTGCTGACGCGGCTCGCCGCCGGCAATTTCATCGTCAATGGCGGCATAGCGCTCGCACGCGCGGAGACCTTCCGCGCCATTGGCGGCTTCGACACTTCGCTCAAATATTGCGAGGATTGGCACTGCTGGTGCCGCCTCGCCGCGATCGGCGAGTTCGAGTTCGCACCGAAGCTGCTGCTCGACTATCGTCTGCACACGGCCAACACCATGAACGCAGCGGTGCGTACGCCAAGAGACTTCTTCCCTGCCGTCGCGCGAATATTCGACGATGGGCTGATCCTGGCACGACTGCCCGAGGGCACGGCGGCCGGGCTGCGCCTCGCCGCCGAACTTCATCTCGTCACCTACTCGGCCATGCAGGCGGTTCGCTTCGGACGATATCGCGAGGCCTTTGGTTATCTCGCAATGGTCGGCCGGCGCTCGCTCAAGGCGTTGCCGCGCGCCGCGGCCAGGACCGTCCTCGCCCGCATCGGCATCTAA
- a CDS encoding glycosyltransferase family 2 protein has protein sequence MTLIPKTPSATRISDAMSDANREIAASSEVIDLSVGIVVCVPCFRRPQHLRLTLESLAGQRTPRSFAVVMVENDAAQRESAPVAAEFLASGRLQGVCLVEKRQGNCQAINAAFETAQALFPAATRFLMIDDDEIASPDWLELMVRTAEATGADVVGGPVLPDFDDDSKPWLSRHPAFCPAYDYSGAVPLIYGCGNCLITRSVFERFDRPAFDLRFNFLGGGDCDFFVRCRDAGMMFHWTAEAVITETVPQSRTSLGWIAKRGLRIGAINYRVQYKAAQSAAARARVFAQMLGRLPLSLVRAAGLLTSSKAVVAMHPVMVAFGSVLAALGIEPKPYEASKIVS, from the coding sequence ATGACATTGATCCCGAAAACCCCGTCCGCCACGCGTATCTCGGATGCCATGAGCGACGCCAACCGGGAGATCGCGGCAAGCTCTGAGGTCATCGATCTGTCGGTCGGTATCGTCGTCTGCGTTCCCTGCTTCCGTCGTCCGCAGCACCTGCGGCTGACGCTGGAATCGCTGGCGGGCCAGCGCACCCCACGTTCCTTTGCCGTCGTCATGGTCGAGAACGATGCCGCGCAGCGCGAAAGCGCGCCGGTTGCTGCGGAGTTTCTGGCGTCCGGCAGGCTGCAGGGCGTCTGCCTCGTCGAGAAGCGGCAGGGCAATTGCCAGGCGATCAACGCTGCGTTCGAGACGGCGCAGGCGCTGTTTCCCGCCGCGACCCGTTTCCTGATGATCGACGACGACGAGATCGCCTCGCCCGATTGGCTCGAGCTGATGGTCCGTACCGCTGAGGCGACCGGCGCCGACGTGGTCGGCGGGCCGGTGCTGCCTGACTTCGACGACGACAGCAAGCCCTGGCTTTCGCGTCATCCCGCCTTCTGTCCCGCCTACGACTACTCCGGCGCAGTGCCGTTAATCTATGGCTGCGGCAATTGTCTGATCACACGGTCCGTCTTCGAGCGGTTCGATCGTCCCGCGTTCGACCTGCGCTTCAATTTCCTCGGCGGCGGCGATTGCGATTTCTTCGTGCGGTGCCGCGATGCCGGCATGATGTTCCACTGGACAGCGGAGGCCGTCATCACCGAGACGGTGCCGCAGAGCCGCACCAGCCTCGGCTGGATCGCAAAGCGTGGCCTGCGCATCGGTGCGATCAATTATCGTGTGCAATACAAGGCCGCGCAGAGCGCAGCGGCGCGAGCGCGGGTCTTCGCGCAGATGCTCGGACGGTTGCCGCTGTCGCTGGTTCGCGCCGCAGGCCTGTTGACGTCGTCGAAAGCCGTCGTCGCGATGCATCCCGTGATGGTCGCGTTTGGCTCGGTGCTCGCGGCGCTCGGGATCGAGCCAAAGCCCTATGAGGCCTCGAAGATCGTGTCGTGA
- a CDS encoding methyltransferase, with amino-acid sequence MNKPATIDFATATAIHSPAATAYTEALHDLVPGEARDSLLAVHDVLRRELPKRQLAIYEAGGGSCSVLPPELLNRSKVTVVDIDEDQVRNNTYADEAILGDVQTYRFGREPFDLVICYNVIEHLPDVDAALLNFRDALKRGGLILIGAPNPRSLSGIVTKYSPHWFHVWFYRHIRGIKDAGLPGEPPFPTFFHPLVTLPRLEAFATANGLEMIYRREVESPRYPEMRRRKPLFAALVDAGAAVLNAVLPRGIDVRRGDYHVILRKS; translated from the coding sequence ATGAACAAGCCAGCCACGATCGATTTTGCGACAGCCACGGCGATCCATAGCCCCGCGGCCACGGCATACACCGAGGCGCTCCACGATCTTGTCCCCGGCGAAGCCCGCGACAGCCTGCTCGCAGTTCACGACGTGCTGCGCCGCGAACTGCCGAAACGCCAACTCGCCATCTATGAAGCCGGCGGTGGCTCGTGCAGCGTCCTGCCGCCGGAATTGCTGAACCGCAGCAAGGTCACTGTCGTCGATATCGACGAGGACCAGGTCCGCAACAACACCTACGCAGACGAGGCGATCCTCGGCGACGTGCAGACCTACCGCTTCGGGCGCGAGCCCTTCGATCTCGTGATCTGCTACAACGTGATCGAGCATCTGCCTGATGTCGACGCCGCGCTCCTGAATTTCCGCGATGCGCTCAAGCGCGGCGGGTTGATCCTGATCGGCGCGCCCAATCCGCGCTCGCTCTCCGGCATCGTCACCAAATACTCGCCGCACTGGTTTCACGTCTGGTTCTACCGGCACATCCGCGGCATCAAGGATGCCGGCCTGCCCGGCGAGCCGCCATTCCCGACCTTCTTTCACCCGCTGGTGACGCTGCCCCGGCTCGAAGCCTTCGCGACCGCCAACGGCCTCGAGATGATCTACCGCCGCGAGGTCGAGAGTCCGCGCTATCCCGAGATGCGTCGGCGCAAGCCGCTGTTCGCGGCCCTCGTGGACGCCGGCGCCGCCGTGCTGAACGCCGTGCTTCCTCGCGGCATCGACGTCCGCCGCGGCGACTATCACGTCATTCTGCGAAAAAGCTGA